Part of the Pieris napi chromosome 6, ilPieNapi1.2, whole genome shotgun sequence genome, AAGCTATTCTGTGGAGGCACATTTGatgctaaattattttgagGAGAAATGCcaggtttaaaattattttgagaagGAATTCcaggtttaaaattattttgttgagGGGGTGCACTATTCTtccacaatttatttttaatagaatattgataatgaaaattaacCTCTTCAGTAACAACACTTAATGCACACTCTAAATTAGTACAGCCCTTTAGGCGAACGATACGTAAAAGATCTtcagataaattataaaggAATACATTAAGAGccgtattattataaattattaatttggcTGCTTTAATACTCTCATCGGTTAACCTATTAACCTTTGAGGTTAGGGAACTTTTAACACTTTGTATTCTTTGACAGAACTCTATATATGATTCTccagatttaatttttaatgattctAATTCTATTGCTATACATTCTTCTGAACGCGGGTCGCCGAAATGTTGAGtcaatatatctttaaaatgaTCCCatgatgtaatattttgattttcacTTAATAGCGTTGCCGCTTTACCCACTAAGCGACTAGTTATTGCATgaaataagtataaattttGGGCGGCATTACCTTCGACTCTAAATTCTTTTATCACATATTCActttttgcaataaataaatttagtaagTTTTCTGTCCCATCATATTTGGGAATCAAGGACAAAACCTCCCTTGgtacaaatttaaatgtttccattgacatttttagtctttaatttttatatataagaatacaatataatcacttacacttctttaaattacttgtataattttgaatttgcaataaatccgtactaattaataatataattttttatctatctctatatttaatctatattatattgccTATTCTTgtgcaatataatttttttatctatctatatatttaatctatattatattgccTATTCTTgtgcaatataattttaaaactacagTTCCTAATCTAATTACACTCTGAGTACAATTTTATTCGTAGATTTGTTACGAAACAAAATcagataatgtaataatatataatatgtggaataaaatgaaatttttagcGGGAAGTGAAAAGGTTTACTCACCGCCAGCCCAATTCCATTCTTCCTGAGTCACTAATCACACACTGCACcggatattattttaatgctcttctatttgacttatttatttgattcgCGGATTTTCACTCTGCTATTAGACAGTCCACGGTATTTCAAGAACTATGAAAATCGATTTGAGTATTTTCAATTTAGTTATATACTCGCGGGATGTGAAAATCCTACCGGCTGCGCCAGTCAAAACGCGAGGTCGCGCTGGAGcgtttttaaaaagaataaaattttatttttaattaatatttaatcaaccGGTTACATTGGTGATTAGCTTAAGACTAacttaatatctaataattgAGACTGGGAGCTAGACAGTCCGTCAGCATATTCCGTGAGAACACGCGTGGGCGTTTCCGTTTAAAGATTAGGAAATATGTCTTGTGACTGTATAACTAGATATGTTGGACATGAAAGaggatttaaaaaacataataattaacaacatTCACGAGAAATTTGCAAACCTTGAATTGAAAAACGAACAATTAGAAAAAACTATTGAAGAATAAaaagtcaaattaaataacttagaAAGGCATTCACGACGAAAGAACCTTGTCATGTTCGGAGTAGAAGAGAGTGAGAatacttattttgaattagagaatattatagtaaatataataaacaatttctttgaatttcaatgtgacaaaaataacattgaaCTTGTCAGAAGGTTGGGAAAGAAAGGTGATAACATAAGACCAGTTGTTATAACGTTTAACAGCATGAGTTACAAGATACatattctgaaaaaaaaatcctgtCTAGAAAATACTCAGTATTACATTAAGGAGGACTATCCCATTGAAGTCCTTAACAGGCGGAAGGAACTCCAAGTCCAGTTACAGAAAGAAAAAGAGAAAGGCTATACTGCCTTCATAAGATACGACAAACTTATAGTATTAAAAGGCACATTTGAAAAAGAGAACCCCACCAAGAAGGTACTAGAAACTAGAAAACAACTACAGCCAAAAGCAGAGGAAGAATGGAAAAAGGGAAACAAATCTTTTTTGAGAGGAGACCAATTGGTGATTAAAAAACTGCAGGATAACCAGCGCGAAAAAAGGAAGAGAGATAAAACTGTATCTCCCAACTTGTCTACACAGAAAAAACAGAACACATCTAACAAGTTTGAAAACACATCGACTAAAACTAACAATGTAggacaaaaagaaatattacaaCCAAACATACTACAATATATAGGAAGAGATAGATCGTTTTCGACCTCCGACATTTCAAAAAACTAACAAACACACGCGAGCAACctatcaaaacaaaaacaacaacaacTAAAACCGGAAAAGCAAAACAAATATGGAAGAAACACATTCTAAAACAACCTAATCAAGAAGCCTTCCCACCACGGTTGGTCGCCGCGGGAAGATCAGACCACCACCctctaacaaaaaaacataatatataatgatagCATCGCTCAATACTAGGACTTTAAaagttagaggaggcctttgccaagaggcaCACCAAACTCTGAGATATACtggagtgaaaatatattaaagttcagATATATAAAACGACAGAGTTTCGGAatttaaaggctatattattattattattattattataaatgggGCAGTCATACTGTTTTTTagtaaatagataataatatcgtCTTCTTTTTTGCTAAAATGTAATCTACGGTTCTTACCAATTCGAAAAAGTCGCCGGGAATGGAACTCAGCTCACTTTTccaactcacacagcggttttcgcagcggcggtcgcgctcaaatcagtcgtgaagcagttattttatgatttgacattctgataagaagggagcttgtagtttattgtttatcagaatgccaaatcataaaatgactgctttaagattgatttgagcgcgaccgccgctgtgaaaacctctgtgtgagttcgaaaagtgagttacagaattgcaGGGCAGCACTTCTTTACCACCAACCAACGGCAGCGAATTTTCAATTTGTTAGTTCAATAGATTTATGATTACACGTAAGTAGGAATGGTCTTGTAATGGAATATGTTAACGGTATATGTTCACTTGCATATACTTACATAAATCCTCCTCTGACTTCTACCATATCTCCAAATTCAGCACAGGTCCTTACAAACGCCTGTACTATGTGGTGTGGGTGCAAATCTATGTCTCCATTTTGCACCGGTATCTAAAAAACTAAGATCTTAAGACCGATCATATAATTACTTACCAAGATGTATGAAGTCATTATTACCTGAGGCGTATAACTACTCTGTCCAGCATCGAACTTGGCGCTATCAATGCCATAGGTTTCTAAAAGATTCTTAACTCTTTTAGACCACCAATTAGCTGCTTGGGGATTTGTAAAATCGATGTGTCCAGGACTTGTTCCATTTGTATTCCACCATGTTCCTTCTGGACTGCCATCCTCATTCAATACCAGGTagctgaaaaatataatagttatCTTGCATATCATCTAGTTTctgaaataaattgttataagaTAACTGGCTACGTATCAGATTTCTTAATTCTTTATTTCTGGAATAATATAGATGAACGTAGAGATTTTGCAGCCGGATCTTAGACTAATATAAATTGTGATCAAAGgaaggtattttaaattggaagagtataaagatattaataggatagctacaaattatatatttagaatatacATTACCCATTTTCCAAAGCTTCACTATACCAAGGCTCACAGTTACTATTTATAAAGGGATGCAACCAAATGGTTACACGAAATCCGAGCGCCTTTACTTCCTCAACCAAGTGAGTTAAATTCATGAACTTATTTGTATCCACTTCAAGAGATCCGTAGCATGTCTCCCAGAGATCGTCGATTTCCAGCTGTGAATCATTAAAACCGTACGCCCTTATCTGTTCAGCGAAATCGATAACATCTTGTCCAGACACGTCATAAGAATACTGAGCCCACGTCGACCAAATCGGATGTTGAACCATTCGGTAATCCGGTAAGTCTGACGGTTTCCCAAGATAATTTGCTACAGCATGCTTGTGCGCTGCTTTAACATCTGATAGAAACCAGATGTCGTAGGAGAGCTCAGTGTGATTTCGTTTAGATGAGTAAGGTTCAGCTACTTGTGCGCCGAAGCATATGTGATTCGGATTCAGTTGGTTGTAGTCTACAAATAGTGGTACTTGTGGGTGTACGTAGATGTACTCTCCAGCGGAGTTAAGCCAGTATCTTTCGACTATGTTGGCGTTGTCGGCTTCTCGAGTAACGTAGGCCGTGTATGTGTGATTGGCATCCTGTATGGGATATATTTGTGTCTCTTGCATGGGTCCGCCATACCAATGCTTGTCGcctaaaatattacaaagtgttattcaatcaatcaaaaacattcatataacacaatgtacacttatgaacgtcaagaaagaaatatacattaaatgcttctaattttacatttacagccAGTTCTAATGAAGAACGTAGAACGGAAgtgaagaactggcaataaactctccgccactctttttaatcgccgagttttttgttttacacaatgtttgtaaggagctaccattaaaccatgttcAATATGACATCttcagtaattaataataatacattaagattctctatcagcaggaggcatggtgaaataggagcacgcacctacattctcgtgggaacaacacgcaataataaaattataaatatatatatgtattatatataaatattatatctctTTCCTACAAAAGATTTAAGAAGGTTAATCTTAAagattatttagattattaagATAAAGACACCAaagagaaatataataatttatattttcttatataattaatattcccTACCAAAATCATAGCAATCTTCAAAACGGAGTGGCTCTTTAGTATCCCACTTGATTTTAATGCCTCTTGCATCTATTACATCGTCGTATAAGGTTCGAACAGTTAGATTAGCAGACCCAATACGAATAAGAACTCCGCCCTCTATCTCCTCAGACGTATATACGGAGTATTGAGTACGTCCAATCTGGCCCAAAACTTTTCTATCGTTCcctgtaaataaaacaattgattaCAAATTCAAAGATTAAGAGAATGTatgttttaacttaatttatagATACATAAGAGAAAATGCTTAAAATAGGCGACAAAAGTCCTTAAAACAATCTCCACCTCATTTTActaagggggcgtccataaattacgtgaggtgtttttttaaattttctgtacctccctcccccctggtgagatgtc contains:
- the LOC125050638 gene encoding myogenesis-regulating glycosidase-like; this encodes MAGLTLLFGVLAVSALGQTQTIEVRHGVVELTLEPQITGGFLLAMTEGNDRKVLGQIGRTQYSVYTSEEIEGGVLIRIGSANLTVRTLYDDVIDARGIKIKWDTKEPLRFEDCYDFGDKHWYGGPMQETQIYPIQDANHTYTAYVTREADNANIVERYWLNSAGEYIYVHPQVPLFVDYNQLNPNHICFGAQVAEPYSSKRNHTELSYDIWFLSDVKAAHKHAVANYLGKPSDLPDYRMVQHPIWSTWAQYSYDVSGQDVIDFAEQIRAYGFNDSQLEIDDLWETCYGSLEVDTNKFMNLTHLVEEVKALGFRVTIWLHPFINSNCEPWYSEALENGYLVLNEDGSPEGTWWNTNGTSPGHIDFTNPQAANWWSKRVKNLLETYGIDSAKFDAGQSSYTPQIPVQNGDIDLHPHHIVQAFVRTCAEFGDMVEVRGGFMTQDLPIYVRMVDRDSIWGLNNGLPTLITTTLQMNLNGYPFVLPDMIGGNGFNLNHTQADVPSKELFIRWVQANTFLPVMQYSYVPWNFDNETIEISKKYTDLHAAYADEIYAAMGEAVEHGSPVNPPLWWIAPTDPEALVIWDEYLLGEEILVAPVLVEGGRSRNIYLPEGIWYEEGDMDRAHVGPIWLQNHPAPLNYLPYFVKDHNEPNSAMTLSFSFALIVLLLAVNLA